One part of the Dehalococcoidia bacterium genome encodes these proteins:
- a CDS encoding TlpA disulfide reductase family protein, with protein sequence MSNESSDPQEDAAAQAPEPAVQPAARLPRWLILAQIGAVALVSGVIVLAIVLLRRDRPAVLHVDSAASSVKAATAPHAAAPPLPHPDGPLGALEPHPPSVGQPAPDFALLDTEGRRVELASLRGKAVVVNFWATWCGPCKQEFPELEKANETLGNDVVILALDQAESVSKVSAFRDQFGAGFTILMDSDNAVADAFRFNGIPDTVFIDRNGIVRDVVLGPLSAGTFRYKITQTLNAK encoded by the coding sequence ATGAGCAATGAATCCTCCGATCCGCAAGAAGACGCCGCGGCCCAGGCGCCGGAACCAGCCGTGCAACCCGCGGCGCGGCTGCCGCGCTGGCTGATCCTGGCGCAGATCGGCGCGGTGGCACTGGTCTCCGGCGTCATCGTGCTGGCGATCGTGCTGCTGCGGCGCGATCGGCCGGCGGTGCTGCACGTCGATTCCGCCGCGTCTTCGGTCAAGGCAGCCACGGCGCCGCACGCGGCCGCGCCGCCGCTGCCGCACCCCGATGGCCCGCTGGGCGCCCTGGAGCCGCACCCGCCCAGCGTCGGTCAGCCGGCGCCGGACTTCGCCCTGCTGGACACCGAGGGCCGGCGAGTGGAGCTCGCCTCGCTCAGGGGCAAGGCCGTGGTGGTCAACTTCTGGGCGACCTGGTGCGGACCCTGTAAGCAGGAGTTTCCCGAGCTGGAGAAGGCGAACGAGACGCTGGGGAACGACGTGGTGATTCTCGCGCTCGACCAGGCGGAGAGCGTGAGCAAGGTCTCGGCCTTCCGCGACCAGTTTGGCGCCGGCTTCACGATCCTGATGGACTCCGACAACGCCGTGGCAGACGCCTTCCGCTTCAACGGCATTCCCGACACGGTGTTCATCGACCGCAACGGTATCGTGCGTGATGTCGTGCTCGGCCCGCTTTCGGCCGGCACCTTCCGCTACAAGATCACCCAAACGCTGAACGCGAAGTGA
- a CDS encoding prolyl oligopeptidase family serine peptidase, with protein sequence MTQLLPQPPDTRVAPVDEIFHDEHVPDPYRWLEDGGSAEVRAWTAAQNARTSAVLDAVPGREALQRRLAELLSVGWVGVPEPRGGRLFYERREGTQNQPVLYVREEPDGAERALVDPNVLSAAGTVALDWHFPSNDGRLLAYGLSSDGSEQSTLHVLDVDTGEPLPDTISRTRHISLAWLADGSGFYYTRLPAPGSVPDGEEGYHRRVLLHRLGDDPDGDALVWSERRDMRESPSVELSDDGRWLLLIVDLGWQQADVYLRDLHDPAGGWITVAEDIEALFSGEVHGETLYLTTNLDAPRSRLLAVPLTHARRERWREIVPERDDAILEGARIVGGRLALHYMVNAQSRLELRSLDGAEAEDVPLPGAGSVTGLGGERGGDALYIGYTSFTVPAAVYRRALAGGAVSEWAGVPGGIDPAAVAVRQVWYGSTDGARVSMFIVAPTGVALDGDRPVLLSGYGGFNISLTPAYSAATAFWLEQGGIFAQPNLRGGGEYGEAWHRAGMREQKQHTFDDFIAAAEWLIAAGSTRPERLAIRGGSNGGLLVGAAITQRPDLFRAAVCAVPLLDMLRFHRFLIAQLWTTEYGSAEDPEQYRWLRAYSPYHRVQAGTRYPAVLFTTAESDSRVAPLHARKMAALLQRVSGATPAKGPILLRVETQAGHGQGKPLAKTIEEQADIWRFICDQLGVPLRGE encoded by the coding sequence GTGACACAACTGCTTCCCCAGCCGCCCGACACGCGTGTCGCACCGGTGGACGAGATCTTCCACGACGAGCACGTGCCGGACCCATACCGCTGGCTCGAAGACGGCGGCTCAGCGGAGGTACGGGCCTGGACCGCGGCGCAGAATGCCCGCACCTCGGCCGTGCTGGACGCTGTGCCCGGACGCGAGGCGCTGCAGCGCCGGCTGGCCGAGCTGCTCTCGGTCGGCTGGGTAGGTGTGCCGGAGCCGCGCGGCGGGCGGCTGTTCTATGAGCGGCGCGAGGGCACGCAGAACCAGCCCGTGCTCTACGTGCGCGAAGAACCGGATGGCGCGGAACGGGCGCTGGTTGATCCCAACGTGCTCAGCGCCGCCGGCACGGTCGCGCTGGACTGGCACTTTCCCTCGAACGACGGGCGGCTGCTGGCCTACGGCCTCTCCAGCGACGGCAGCGAGCAGAGCACGCTCCACGTGCTGGACGTCGATACCGGCGAGCCGCTGCCGGACACGATCTCGCGCACGCGCCACATCAGCCTCGCCTGGCTGGCCGACGGCTCCGGCTTCTACTACACGCGCCTGCCCGCGCCCGGCAGCGTGCCGGACGGCGAGGAGGGCTACCATCGCCGCGTCCTGCTGCACCGGCTGGGCGACGATCCGGACGGCGACGCACTGGTCTGGAGCGAGCGGCGCGATATGCGCGAATCGCCGTCGGTCGAGCTTTCCGACGACGGCCGCTGGCTGCTGCTGATCGTGGACCTCGGCTGGCAGCAGGCGGATGTCTATCTGCGCGACCTGCACGACCCGGCCGGCGGCTGGATCACGGTGGCCGAAGATATCGAGGCGCTCTTTTCCGGCGAGGTCCACGGCGAGACGCTGTATCTAACGACGAACCTCGACGCGCCGCGCTCGCGCCTGCTGGCCGTGCCGCTCACACACGCGCGCCGCGAACGCTGGCGCGAGATCGTGCCCGAGCGGGACGACGCGATTCTCGAAGGCGCCCGCATCGTCGGCGGCCGGCTGGCGCTGCACTACATGGTGAATGCACAGTCGCGGCTGGAGCTGCGCTCGCTCGACGGCGCCGAGGCCGAGGACGTGCCGCTGCCGGGCGCCGGCTCGGTCACGGGCCTGGGCGGCGAGCGGGGCGGCGACGCGCTGTACATCGGCTATACCTCCTTCACCGTGCCCGCCGCCGTCTACCGCCGCGCGTTGGCGGGCGGCGCGGTGAGCGAGTGGGCCGGCGTGCCGGGCGGCATCGATCCAGCGGCGGTGGCTGTGCGCCAGGTCTGGTACGGCTCGACCGACGGCGCCCGCGTGTCGATGTTCATCGTCGCGCCGACGGGCGTGGCGCTGGACGGCGACCGGCCCGTGCTGCTGAGTGGCTACGGCGGCTTCAACATCAGCCTGACGCCGGCCTACAGCGCGGCCACGGCCTTCTGGCTGGAGCAGGGCGGCATCTTCGCCCAGCCGAACCTGCGCGGCGGCGGCGAGTACGGCGAGGCGTGGCACCGCGCCGGCATGCGGGAGCAGAAGCAGCACACGTTCGACGACTTCATCGCCGCGGCCGAGTGGCTGATCGCCGCCGGCTCCACGCGCCCGGAGCGGCTGGCGATTCGCGGCGGCAGCAACGGCGGCCTGTTAGTCGGCGCGGCGATCACGCAGCGGCCGGACCTCTTCCGCGCCGCCGTCTGCGCCGTGCCGCTGCTGGACATGCTGCGCTTCCACCGCTTCCTGATCGCGCAGCTCTGGACCACCGAGTACGGCAGCGCCGAAGATCCGGAGCAGTATCGCTGGCTGCGCGCCTATTCGCCCTACCACCGCGTGCAGGCGGGAACGCGCTACCCGGCGGTGCTGTTCACCACGGCCGAGTCCGACAGCCGCGTCGCTCCGCTGCACGCGCGCAAGATGGCGGCGCTGCTGCAACGCGTGAGCGGGGCGACGCCGGCGAAGGGGCCGATCCTGCTGCGCGTGGAGACACAGGCGGGCCATGGCCAGGGCAAACCGCTGGCCAAGACGATCGAGGAACAGGCGGATATCTGGAGATTCATCTGTGACCAGCTCGGCGTGCCGCTACGGGGCGAATGA
- a CDS encoding Flp family type IVb pilin: protein MSLVDRFLLRAVAAAYQPRGDEEGQGLAEYGLILALIAVVCVAALTLLGGNISNTLNSIAGSL from the coding sequence ATGTCGTTGGTCGATCGCTTTCTCCTCCGCGCCGTCGCCGCCGCGTATCAGCCGCGTGGTGACGAAGAGGGCCAGGGCCTGGCCGAGTACGGCCTGATCCTGGCGCTGATCGCCGTTGTTTGCGTGGCGGCGCTGACCCTGCTCGGCGGCAACATCAGCAACACGCTCAACAGCATCGCCGGCAGCCTCTAA
- a CDS encoding 1,4-dihydroxy-2-naphthoate polyprenyltransferase yields MSPRVKLWFGAARPFSFTAAIVPVVVGTLVAAPKAFNPFYFLLALLGSVLIQAGTNLVNDYYDHVKGVDGPDSLGPSNAIRRGLIKPREVLRLGIACFAAGALCGLALVALVGLPLLWLGLASVAAGFFYTGAPISLAYIALGELTVFVFMGPVMVMGAYYVQTAHWSWDPFIVSLPIAFLVTAILHANNLRDIEDDRRHGKRTLATIIGRRPANWEYYLLIGAAYASLIVMVVARVAPWPVLLTLLTLPAALRAVRFTARTREPRKLNYVLFRTAQLHMRFGALLAAGLVAGLVVPH; encoded by the coding sequence ATGAGTCCGCGCGTGAAGCTGTGGTTCGGGGCCGCCCGGCCGTTCTCGTTCACGGCGGCGATCGTGCCGGTCGTCGTCGGCACGCTCGTCGCCGCGCCGAAGGCGTTCAATCCCTTCTACTTCCTGCTGGCGCTGCTCGGCTCGGTGCTGATCCAGGCCGGCACCAACCTGGTCAACGACTATTACGACCACGTCAAGGGTGTGGACGGGCCGGATTCGCTCGGCCCGAGCAACGCGATCCGGCGCGGCTTGATCAAGCCGCGCGAGGTGCTGCGGCTGGGCATCGCCTGCTTCGCGGCGGGGGCGCTGTGCGGGCTGGCGCTGGTTGCGCTGGTTGGGCTGCCGTTGCTCTGGCTTGGGCTGGCGAGCGTGGCGGCCGGCTTCTTCTACACCGGCGCGCCGATCTCGCTCGCCTACATCGCCCTGGGCGAGCTGACCGTGTTCGTGTTCATGGGGCCGGTGATGGTGATGGGCGCCTACTACGTGCAGACGGCGCACTGGAGCTGGGATCCGTTCATCGTCTCGCTGCCGATCGCCTTTCTGGTCACGGCGATCCTGCACGCCAACAACCTGCGCGACATCGAGGACGACCGCCGGCACGGCAAGCGCACGCTGGCGACGATCATCGGCCGGCGCCCCGCCAACTGGGAGTACTACCTGCTGATCGGCGCCGCCTACGCTTCGCTGATCGTGATGGTGGTGGCGCGCGTGGCGCCCTGGCCGGTGCTGCTCACCCTGCTCACGTTGCCGGCGGCGCTGCGGGCCGTGCGCTTCACCGCGCGCACGCGCGAGCCGCGCAAGCTCAACTACGTGCTCTTTCGCACGGCGCAGCTGCACATGCGCTTCGGCGCCCTGCTGGCCGCGGGGCTGGTTGCCGGTCTCGTCGTGCCGCACTGA